The sequence acatctctcgcatcacacatgagctcaaagggcaagctccaattaggtgcggtaatgataggagtagtggtcaacttatgcttgagaagttcaaaggcttgcatataTTTTTCATTGAAcatgaacttggcatctttttccaataacttgcataataggttcactaccttcgaaaagtctttgataaatctccggtagaacccctcatgcccaagaaaacttctaactcccttgacagaggtaggggagccttgaaatcacatcaatttttgctttgtctacctcaatcccgtgctttgaaattttatgcccaagaattATGCCATCTTCTACCATGAAGTggaatttctcccaattaagaacaagattggtttcttcacaacgggccaaaactctatcaagatttttcaaatactcatcaaatgaatcaaccacaacactaaagtcatccatgaacacctccaaaatgtcttccaccgtatcgatgaaaatagccatcatacatcgctgaaatgtagccggtgcattacacaacccaaaaggcatccgagaaaaggcaaaggtgccatatggacaaatgaatatggtcttctcctgatcttccggagcaatcaagatttggttgtacccagaatacccatccaagaaacaatagaaggcacgcccagcaagttggtctaacatctgatcaagaaaaggcaatagaaagtgatccttgcaggtcactttatttaacttgtggtagtccatgcataccctccaaccggttacggttctagtaggaatcaactcattttgtgaatttgcaaccacagtcatgccacccttcttcggtacacattgcaccggtgaagtccatgagctatcagagatggggtacacaaccccgacatccaaccacttgatcacctcctttttcacaacttcttgcattgtctcgttcaacctcctttgatattccaaggagggctttgcatcatcttccagaataatcttgtgcatacagaatgcggggttTATCTCCCGAATATTAgttaaagtccatccaattgccttttttcacttttgaagcaccgccgatgtagcatcaacctgcatgttagtaagacaagaggaaagaataattggcaaagtagaactagggactaagaactcatacctgaggtgtggaggcaacggcttcaactccaacaccggaggctcctcaattgaaggttttgttagTGGAGTCTTCCGATTCTCAAGGTCCAAAGAtagttttctaggctcataagagtaagagcccatcccatgtaaagcattcacacactccacttggccctcatcatcattgacatcacgattcaacaatacggcctctagagggtcctccacaatgatcattgcactagtatcatcaactatcactgccgtgacaaggtccacaaaagagcacacctcagaactgttgggttgcttcatttacttgcacacatgaaagaccactttttcatcacccacccggaaggtgagttcccctgtttCCACATCTACTAAGGCCTTCCTAGTAGCAAGGAAAGTTCTCCCcaatatgataggaacttcataatccacctcacaattcaagatcacaaaatcagctggcaagataaatttgtccacccgaacaagcacatcatcaataataatgaatggtctcttcattgttttatccgccatttgcaatctcatagaagtCGGCCTCGATTGCCCAATACCCAatgtcttgaaaactgagtagggcatcaagttgatacttgcccccaaatcatatagagctttagcaaagtccacactcccaatggtgcaaggaatggtgaaagcaccgggatcttcaagcttcggatccattgaatgcactattgcactaactttgtgggtcatctttatagtttcacaatccatggattgTTTCTTTGTcgccaagtccttcatgaatttagcatattccagcatttgttcaagagcctccaccaaaggcacattaatggataagctcttcatcatgtcaatgaactttttaaactaattctcatttttctgctttgtgagcctttgaggataaggtggatgTGGCCTTGGCAAATGAGCCTTGGATTTAGGAACAACTGGCTATggtatgtctattacgtgttccctagacgggttcacatcattttgagtttccacctaggcatcttgaatatcaatccttacttcttcattcacattctcatcaatcacattttcaaccaccaaaggaacttcatcttcttgtaactcaacttcatcactcaaaatttgcttttgtttggagtcTTTCACATCACCACCTcatccactccttgtagttatCGCCAtgacatgattgttcccacccttcgggtttactatcgtatcacttggtagagcccccttagggcgagtattcaaggtcTATGAGATTTgacctaattgcacctccaaatttctaattgaagtattgtgggaagacaactgAGCATCGAAATCCGcactctttttcatcatctgttcaaacatcatttcaattctccccatattgttgttggaagaactagggcattgggatggaaatgggggtggattgtttggttgttggtacattgtgggcctttgaaagcctttccCCAGTTTCCTTAATTgccattgttccatccaccttgattgttggtACCACCACAATTGTTGTGTtcccattccaattaccctgattgttctaattattgttctgattattgttctgattaccccagttggagttttggttgttgttcccccaattaccattgccttgttgttgttgattgccccaaattgccttggggtctccattgttgttggttggaagaattgcccctttggccttgataattgttcacgtattgcacctctttaTTCTGCCcctcataaccatcatcttggaatccaccacaatcattgtcaaattgctctgaattcccttagttctgttgacctctttgtcttcttttgttaactagcatgttgacactctccatagcattcacttggagaggattttgaacttgttgcaactgtgcctttgctagttggttcattgtagttgtcaactcagaTATAGCTGCCCATGATCATTTAACTCCTTGTGCAAATAAGTGACTGTGGGGTTaccctggggcacattggctctacctTGCCAATCAGAAGAAGTGTCAgtcatctcatcaagaatgtcacaagcctcatcataagacagcttcatgaagttgcccccagcaagttggttcactatgcattggtttgttgtgttaatgccccggtagaaagtctaTTGAATCATcacctcagtcatatcattgttggggcattcctttaccattgttctatagcgctcccaaatctcatgcaatggTTCAGTGGGCTCCTACTTGAAAgacaagatctcatctctcaatgctgccatatgccccggtgagaaaaaaattgcaatgaacttgtccgccaactcatcccaagtagtgatggaatggttgggaagttgagcaagccaatccaatgccttccctctaagtgagaatgggaagagtctccaTCGAAGTGCATCCTCGGACAGATTtatttgcttgctcccccaacaagtatccacgaaccccttgagatatttgtacgcattttgattggcagcgcccgtgaaatacccacgaTGCACTAGCAATGTCAgtatcacattggtaatttgaaaatttcCCGCCCAAATCcgaggtgggacaattgcacttgcatagccttggtttggaagaactcaaggagccactcttggaggtggcggaggagggtctggaatattgtcattgccattagcattggcctggcggcctctacattgtccttgaggtacaagaggcaccttaTCATCTTCGACATCATCTACCTCATCTCCCGCAATCACATTTCTAAGAGGGTCATTAGcatttgctgccattttgtacctgaagttgtgacacacacaaattagtaacaccgaaggaaagaagaacaatacacaaaactatttagatagatagccaaaatcgttagctccccggcaacggcgccaaaaagtgatcgaggccaaccctgaaCTACTATGaagtagcaagagaggtcgaagcaacttttacccgagaaggtcgggatcgatttccatagggagctagatattggagttgagtttctatctaaatgggagttgtgtaattgttcctaattacacttctaaacatcggttgttttgattttacttctaattttatattaCTACGATGCTAAATTAGGCTAAGgaaagctaagattaaactattgagagttgatcaaatagataaaaggcactagggtaatcACTTTCTCCTAGGTGCTTAATTGACAAattcttgagtctaaggctagattgtcacatttggggagtatgatataaccattgcacgattctactcactctatacctctcggtagttcgagtgattttgcctgaattgactttctcaagaccaattgggtatgcaaatttgtgcaagcaattgaggttcaagtcgggtattactatctctaggtttaaccctttaattggggctatcaatttcttgaatacgccccaattccttgttggatcaatttcatggacttaggctctctttctcaagaagaaccaaagtctactaggcataaactagtgtttacaaccactaattcaacattaaaaccctaaattagtccaTATATCAAACACACATAGACAAttaagcatcaaaacacaagactcatcaattacccacactagggttgagccacaaccctagctaatgggtctagctactcataattatagaagaaaacaaaaaaatagatgaagaaaaacccataataattaattgctagataaaacttgaagattcaatgttgaaactaagctaaaattactcaaaatggtaaaagagaggagttcacgagcgcagctctatcccaaaatctatctgatgacctaaaaatgagaaaagagactatttatactaggctgaaaattctggacaaaaatacccctgcggggctagtgcagaccgcacaaaatcaagtgcggccgcactaaggctcttggcttGACTAATCTCCTCTCTAAAGTTggccactgcggaccgcacaaaatgcaccgcggccgcggtggcttctgttgcggtccgcacaaaatggaccgcggactGCATTAAGCATAACCCTCCAATTGTCATCTCTCTAAACTTTGGCTTTGCGGACTGCAcgaaattgagtgcggccgcaatgaaaTCAATGTAGTCCGCACAAAAtcctttgcggccgcattgcctggcTGACTGAGAAGCATACTCTTTGTTCTTCAtctttgcggaccacacaaaatggtgtgcggccgcactagccctgtttgactgagcttggtcttggtacttgtgcatgtttcactccttatTTAGCTGGTTTTTGACAAATTGTCATCTTGTTGATCAAATCCTGCAACAAGTACAACTTGTGAgtctttgggactattttgtacacatttctaatcaaaacttaagcaagaaggagtgtaaaatgcatcaatATCCCTAGTTATCAGCAGCCCCATCGCCGGCGGGTCATGATGAAGAGGTGGCCTCCTTTTGCGATACAGTCTTAGAAGTTTTTGCCATTGTAGGATAGAAGAAAAGGGAATTAGGATGATATGCGGTTTGCTAAAAGCTCAAGAAATTTGGGGGAAAGAGTTGCAAAGCAAAGGGATTTTTGAAAAAACAAGAATATGAGGAGATTTGAACGTAAAGTTTGAATAAAGGAAAGTTAGGGTACTTATAGTTTATTGGTGACGATTCAGAACCCATAGTGGCTGACCAGTAACTAACAAGCATTTAATGTGTTGGTAACTGGACCGACGGGACATTTCGGTATCCATTTGTTGCTTACGTCATAGTCGGGTGTCTTAGTGACCGTTTGTCACTTATGTCACGGCCCATCGAGGCGGGATTCGGAAGTTTATATCGTTTTTCATCATCTTCTctccaagaaacgaggggactatctgtatacggtcaaaatcaggcTCGCCCCTTGTGTTACTAATCGAGACTGGAATATGATAGGTTAAGGATCGACCTCATGTGATATCGAACCGTGGTGCAAAGTTAGATCGTCGAGCTCACGACCCGGTGACCGATCAAGATTAAGATCGAGAATAATCGAGGGAAACTTACCGAGCCAAATAACAGAAAGCCGAAATATCATAATCGATCGAGGATCACGGTAAAAATCCCGGCACatatcaagaagaggccgattaattagctaatcatgagatttcttacctCATATAGAACTGTATCAATAGTATTGGTCTCCTACTATATAAGGGGGCCTGATTATTTGTAAAATATCATCATATTTACGTAGCATAATGCAACATACTGTCATTTTTCCAGCTTTTATTATCTTGTTACTCTGTTCGTACATCAGTTGAAACATCTTTGATTCAAGGGTGATTGAACTCGAGGGCCAAGTCTATttaattcgtgtggtttgcatttattcttttaacatcaatttcaatattaatctgtATTCTTAATTTGTGTCAAACTATATCACGTAtacttaaaaccgcgtataaattcaattgttatccgttttttagggtaaacaagaTTATTAggtcaaaataattaaatttgtatttcAAGGCACTAACAACCAATTTGAATCAATTTGCCAAATAAAAACAACATGAAATAACATAAGCGATAAACAAAATTATAAAGTGatgaaataaaaagggaagagaattcttattgattagAATAGCTCCTTTCTAATATCTCTTGAATCTAGAATTGACATAAACACAATGCTTTGATTACCGGAATAATATAGTAATTTTCAAATGGAAATAATTAAAGGGAAAATGGGGTTTAAATTGTGAATTTATCCGTAACCATTTTCCTAATATCACGTTCTTCTGCATTAGTTATATTTTCTACCCGTTACATTGATGATCCTGCTTTATGCGGGATTGGCTGGTTCTTTCTCCTTTTCGTACCAAATTTGGCGCAGATTCCGTTATAATTAGTTCCGATGCTTATAGCTACGTAGTCACTATGTAGTACCGAATGTTTCTTCAAATTCTGTCCGAGTTTTGCTACTTACTTGACACGTGTAGAGATTTAAACGGTCCACGTGTTGAGCCTTTCTTTTACCAATACACCGGTCAACTTCGACAGCAAGGTAGTCTCCATCGCTTTGCCAATACATTTTGCAATCACTAACGCTGAAGAGATTCTTCTGCCTCAACTCCTCTCTTAGTGTGTTATTTAATTTCATTAAAATTAATCATAGGTTGTCTGTTGGCTTTTATTCTCAAATTTAACCTGGGTTTATATGCTGAAGTTTGTGGATTAAGTAGTAGTTCTAATTATAATTAAGAGTTTGAATaacatattcaatatatttaaacaaaaacaaaattacaGAAAAAAACAACAGCAACGCCATGCCATGTCATGCCCGTATTCGGCAGATCATGGAAACATTTGGCTTCTAATTATTACGTACAAGAAACACATTAACAAAAGACTAAAAACAAGTTACTTAACTTAAAGTGCAGCAGCCAAGGTTTTCTCCAACCCTTCGACAACAGCAGCCAACAACTTATCCTTGTTCCTCACAGAACACTTAGCCCTAATTTCACCTTGTCCGCCAGTCAAAACATTCAACTGTCCCATCTTAATCATGGCATTCACAAACTTGTTAAAGAAAAGTGTCTGATTCGCACCAAAGCTTGTGACAATGTTCTTAGTCCTTCTATCCGTGAACAAATCTTGATCCGATGTGAAAAGCCCTTTCCTATTGATGAGATCAACGTAGTACTTGTTGTCGAAAACGTTAGGGCTTAGGATATCCATGTTGACAGTGTTGTTGGAGTTCGCAGTTGGACAACTGGTTTTAAGGTTGTTGGCAAATGTTTTGTCCATGGTGGAGTCTTGGTTAGGGTATAGACGCTCCGTGAAGGAAGTGCAGTGGCTTATTCCGATGGTGTGGGCCCCGGAGAGGGCGACGACATCGGTGGGGTCGAAGTCCTTAGCTGCAAGGCGAGCGAGGAGGGTTGTAGTGTTGGCTGTTGGTGCAACAAGGTTGTCTAAGGTTGCTTGTTCTGTCGCAAAGTTTTGTCCATCTCTTCTTCCCAATGGTACAACATAGTTTGGGCCACCAGTCTGGAACAATGATAGATAAGTATTAAATCAGCAAATAAGATATTTGTATCCTAATAAGTGTTTTTCTTGTTGGAGTAATTGTATCTTTGGGTTCGAAGTCATtggtaaatttttattttagtccTCTGATGTTTGATTGAACATATTTTACCttcattaattaaaatatatatttttggtccTTTTATACAAAGAtatatgtatgttatatacagaCTATTATGAGTAGAAAGTTAACAGTACAACATTTGAGCTGTTAAATAGTTAGTTCATAATAGTCCGTAACTTTTGCGGTACACAAGTGGAGAGGTTATAAGTTATaacttcaaatttcaaataaGTAAAGGTCAAATATACGTGGGAGAGGAAAAAGATTAAATATGTTTACCTAAAATGTTAATGGAATTATGGTTTCCTGGGAGAAATAGGAAATTTaactaatttatattttattccgTGAATTGCATAAAGAAACTGTATATCGAGACAAGAATATAATGAGACCACAATCACTTTTTATAGTTAAAGTTGCAACTCCAATTGGCTTTCCGAGGTGAAGTTTCTTAAATGGGTAACTAGTGCAGTAATCTAAGTTAGTCGAATTTTTCGAAAATATTATTGGGTGTGTTGCAATCTTCAaaaatagtgtatttttggaagattcgACATCAGTACGACAACATTTTGAAGAGTCTGTGTAATATAGGTATATGTAATATAGATAGTAATTAATCGGACGGGAAACTAGATACTAGATAGACAGATCGATCACCGGTGAGTGGCATAAGATCCTTCTCTGCTTGTCTAACTCAAGCCAGTTAGCAGCAATCACTCGAAATAGTCATATAAAGTGTTTAATTATTAATGGACCTACATTTCCATTAAGGTACGCACTATATGGAAAGAAGAATGTATAAATAAATTACCAAGAAAACTGCATCCCTCGCAGCAAGGGCTGTAATATCAGAACAAGATACAATTCTTCCACACTCCTTATGCACTCTTTCTCGAAGATCATCAATGATTTTGAATGACTCTTTTCTTAGTGTCAAATTTGGTATTGCAGTCTTCTCACTAGGACCTCCTGCTGATCCATCTAGCAATACTGAACCATCACATCCCTGCATCATTTAtacattcataaaaaaaaaaatagacatACTACCCTCAATTTAAAAAACCATGTCAAAAGTACGTTGTGAATAAgccaaaaaaaaatggaaaatgaacCTAATCAAGGCATATTAGAATCAGCCAAACTAGAGAGCTAACTATTTAAAGTAAGAAGAAGTGGATGGATTGAAGTTGCACAAAAATAGCTACTCCAtccgttttattttattatatatatatatatatatatatatatatatatatatatatatatatatatatatatatatatatatatatatatatatatatatgacgtTATTTGATTGGACTATAAAGAcatttaagaaagaaagacaaaattttgGCATAAACCAAAAAATACTCTAAAGTTATTTATCTTGATTAAACATACCATGACGATATTTCGAAGATTATAAAAGTAGGCCATTAAGTAAGAGTAAAATGAATAGTTTCAAGTTAAGTAGCTTCTAAATATAGATAGTTAGTTGTTAATTAATATTCTTTTATAGAGCagaccaaaagaaaagaaaaaatgttatATAAATGAAATCGAAGAGTATTTATTGATCTAAACTTTCAGGTTAATGGTTGACTGGTTAAtcaaaaataactaaaataagaAGGAACGGTTTATAGAGTTAATTACTTGGACAAAGCAATCATGGAAATGAAGGCGAAGCAAGCCAGCAGCTTGGCCAACATCATCCTTAAAAACTCTCTCGAGTCTCTTCCTAACAATGGATTCTAATTTTGGACAGCTAGATTGAAAGAATGTCCATGAAAGCCCTTTTACTACAGGAGGAAGTCCTTGAGCTTCTGAGACAAAGAATTGagaaaaaagcaaaagagaagagatAAACAAGAGCTCAAATGTTGAAGAGACAGTAGTAGAAGCCATGAGTATAGCTAATTAACTGTCACTCTCTTGATgcaaaaatagcaaaaacaatGGTCAAATTTATAGCCAGTAGTAATTATTCAAAATGATTAGTTTTTGGTAGAGTGAAATTTAATTAAGATGTAGAGCCATCGAATTTCCAAGATCAAAAGGGTCATTTGTGCATGTGGTCGTCACAAGCTGCCATCTTCTAATTTCTTACTTAAGATTAGAATACTTCGTGCTGTAATGATTGGTTACCCTCAAAagcggataacaattaaattcaTATGTGATTTTACGGATATGtgaattaattcaatacaaacagtagattgcgttagattaaacaaataaaagaagtgataaagtATCACACCAATTATATGTGTGTGTAGGGGGGGTGAAATCGAACTCGATAACAGCCTTAATGGAATGTCTGCCCTCGATCCCGGACTCACAATAACGAagcactgatgaacaagaataagaactttgaataacagagaaaatacgagtatattgccttgatatacgTGTTACAATATTTCTAATGAATAATGAgacccccctttatataataggagagttttaccctaagtacaattccataaaaggtaaaaatcttccatttAACTAATCACCAATTCACtgtcgatacgtgccgagattcacgTCGTGATATTCGGCTAGTCGCGGATATTACGGCCTTTTGTTGGTTGTGCTCGATTACCTGGTAATGCTCTCTAAGACCTTTGGGGTTGGAATCGGACATGGGGACCATGACCCTGATACTCTCGAGGGCAGGTGTTTTGCCTGGACTCCGGATCGAGGAGCTCCTTGCCTCGATTCTGGTTCCTTGCCTTCACGTCTCTCGCTCCGTTTACTTCATCAGAAATCGAGGCGTCCCATGGGCTTGATTTTatccgtatatagatagtccccttatTTCTCGAAGAGTAAGCGTACGGaaatgacgagaaacgatatgagctcTTCGATTCCTTCTCCAATACACCTTGACAAAAACGACAAAGAATCTGAAACGTCCAGTCAGTCGCGTCATAA is a genomic window of Nicotiana tabacum cultivar K326 chromosome 16, ASM71507v2, whole genome shotgun sequence containing:
- the LOC107828945 gene encoding peroxidase 12-like, which encodes MASTTVSSTFELLFISSLLLFSQFFVSEAQGLPPVVKGLSWTFFQSSCPKLESIVRKRLERVFKDDVGQAAGLLRLHFHDCFVQGCDGSVLLDGSAGGPSEKTAIPNLTLRKESFKIIDDLRERVHKECGRIVSCSDITALAARDAVFLTGGPNYVVPLGRRDGQNFATEQATLDNLVAPTANTTTLLARLAAKDFDPTDVVALSGAHTIGISHCTSFTERLYPNQDSTMDKTFANNLKTSCPTANSNNTVNMDILSPNVFDNKYYVDLINRKGLFTSDQDLFTDRRTKNIVTSFGANQTLFFNKFVNAMIKMGQLNVLTGGQGEIRAKCSVRNKDKLLAAVVEGLEKTLAAAL